From one Mucilaginibacter inviolabilis genomic stretch:
- a CDS encoding carboxymuconolactone decarboxylase family protein: MNESTEVIQELLESIGIDKNYRTEALTLLEKGESRYLRDLKLNFTSTLTSAHLTTKECALLGLSTAVNNNNTPLTVFFTKYAQEQGADAAEIAEAVGCASLLASNNVFYRFRHFTQKEKYTQIPARIRMQLMMKPVTGKEFFELMSLAISAVNGCEMCVNAHEDSLIKLSTTEERIFDAVRIASLITSTGKLIF, translated from the coding sequence ATGAACGAAAGTACCGAAGTGATCCAGGAGCTACTGGAAAGTATTGGAATAGATAAAAACTACAGAACAGAAGCCCTTACCCTGTTGGAAAAAGGCGAATCACGATACCTGCGTGATTTGAAACTGAATTTTACAAGCACCCTTACATCAGCCCATTTAACAACTAAAGAGTGTGCCTTGCTGGGATTAAGCACTGCTGTTAATAATAATAACACACCGCTTACCGTGTTTTTTACTAAATATGCCCAAGAGCAGGGAGCTGACGCCGCTGAAATAGCAGAAGCTGTTGGCTGTGCCTCTTTATTGGCCTCGAACAACGTATTCTACCGGTTCAGGCATTTTACTCAGAAAGAAAAATATACCCAAATTCCGGCTCGTATCCGCATGCAATTGATGATGAAGCCTGTAACCGGGAAAGAGTTTTTTGAATTAATGAGCCTGGCTATATCCGCCGTTAATGGCTGTGAGATGTGTGTAAATGCTCATGAAGATTCATTGATAAAATTATCCACTACCGAAGAGCGTATTTTTGATGCAGTACGTATCGCATCCCTCATAACATCAACCGGGAAGCTGATTTTTTAA
- a CDS encoding HlyD family secretion protein — MAKEHETQEHTPKKKPNKVIPIILGILLIGGIIFGIKEYIYFGKHIDTDDAQIDGDISPVVARVGGYVDSIYFEENTHVNANQVLVKIDDRDYKVKVEQAQAAQVGASAGINVNQSQIYANEANSSSARAQVASNVARLDKVQKDYNRYANLVKDGSVTQQQFDQAKSDLDVAKANLRASQDQFKAAEEQIGTTRSQLKVTNTGVTQKQVDIDFAKLQLTYTTIKAPASGLVSKKSIQLGQLVQAGQTLFSIINDNSLYITANFKETQLNDMKSGQKVDIEVDAYPDLKLEGEVYNFSPATGAKFSLLPPDNATGNFVKVVQRVPVKIKLKADKATLDRLRPGMSVKVSVIKG, encoded by the coding sequence ATGGCAAAGGAACACGAAACACAGGAACACACACCAAAAAAGAAACCGAATAAAGTTATCCCTATCATACTAGGTATATTACTTATTGGCGGTATCATTTTCGGTATCAAAGAATATATATATTTCGGTAAACACATCGATACAGATGACGCCCAGATCGACGGCGATATCAGCCCGGTTGTTGCCCGCGTTGGCGGTTATGTTGACTCCATCTATTTTGAAGAGAACACTCACGTAAACGCTAACCAGGTACTGGTTAAGATAGATGACCGTGACTACAAAGTTAAAGTGGAGCAGGCACAGGCTGCACAGGTAGGTGCAAGCGCCGGTATCAACGTAAATCAATCACAGATCTACGCTAATGAGGCTAACTCATCAAGTGCAAGGGCTCAGGTTGCATCAAATGTTGCCCGTTTAGATAAGGTACAAAAGGATTACAACCGTTATGCCAATCTGGTAAAAGATGGTTCTGTAACCCAGCAACAATTTGATCAGGCTAAATCTGATCTGGATGTAGCTAAAGCTAATCTGCGTGCTTCACAAGATCAATTCAAAGCAGCCGAAGAACAAATCGGCACTACTCGTAGCCAATTAAAGGTAACCAATACTGGTGTAACCCAGAAACAGGTTGATATTGATTTTGCAAAATTGCAACTAACTTATACTACTATTAAAGCGCCAGCAAGTGGCTTAGTATCTAAAAAAAGTATCCAATTGGGGCAATTGGTACAGGCCGGACAAACACTGTTCTCGATCATTAACGATAACAGCTTGTACATTACTGCCAACTTTAAAGAAACCCAGTTAAATGATATGAAAAGCGGTCAGAAAGTTGACATCGAAGTTGATGCTTACCCTGATCTGAAACTGGAAGGCGAAGTTTACAATTTTTCACCTGCTACAGGTGCCAAGTTCTCTTTATTGCCACCAGATAATGCAACCGGTAACTTCGTAAAAGTTGTACAACGCGTACCTGTTAAAATAAAATTAAAAGCTGATAAAGCAACTCTTGATAGATTACGCCCAGGCATGAGCGTAAAAGTATCAGTAATTAAAGGATAA
- a CDS encoding DHA2 family efflux MFS transporter permease subunit gives MAETGFKKWIITITVIIASLLELIDTTIVNVSLPDIQGNLGATLEDVAWVVTGYAVANVIVLPMSGWLGSRFGRKNYFITSIVVFTIASFLCGNATNLNELVMFRIIQGIAGGGLISTSQAILIETWPREQIGTATALFGLGAVVGPTVGPTIGGYITDHSSWRWIFYVNIPVGALAAFFAYTFVRETPKDAKGKPIDWWGILFLAISVGSLQTILEKGETEDWFATTYITVLTITAILGLILFIWREMSIDYPIVNFAILRHRSFAVGMFTSFILGFGLYGSVFVFPVFCQNLLGFTAQQTGEILFPGGLCTIIMMPFIGKMLNKGIPAQFMATAGMFLFFVFTTMLSNSTLAVGTGDFFIPLVIRGVGMALLFVPLTTLAIADLKGPEVGQGTGLNNMMRQLGGSFGIATLTTIIHVRQGLHRNNLLTNITSTNPAFTDRFNAYLHGFMAKGHSLIDATRMAYGAIEGAVTRQVLLLTYDDAYWISGLVMLFSIPLLYLQPFKKAVKMPVDAH, from the coding sequence ATGGCTGAAACAGGCTTTAAAAAATGGATCATCACCATCACGGTTATCATAGCTTCGCTACTGGAGCTTATTGATACCACGATCGTGAACGTATCGCTGCCCGATATACAAGGTAACCTTGGCGCCACATTGGAAGATGTTGCCTGGGTAGTTACCGGTTATGCCGTAGCAAACGTAATTGTGCTTCCTATGTCAGGCTGGCTGGGGAGCCGTTTCGGGCGCAAAAATTACTTCATAACATCTATTGTGGTATTTACCATAGCTTCGTTTTTGTGTGGTAATGCCACCAATTTAAACGAGCTGGTTATGTTCAGGATCATACAAGGTATCGCCGGGGGTGGTTTAATATCAACCTCACAGGCCATCCTGATCGAAACCTGGCCACGTGAGCAAATAGGTACAGCTACCGCGTTGTTTGGTTTAGGCGCGGTGGTTGGGCCAACCGTTGGGCCAACCATTGGTGGTTATATTACCGATCACTCTTCATGGCGCTGGATATTTTATGTAAACATCCCAGTGGGTGCACTGGCAGCATTTTTTGCTTACACTTTTGTACGCGAAACACCTAAGGACGCGAAAGGCAAACCGATTGACTGGTGGGGTATTCTCTTCCTGGCCATATCCGTTGGTAGTTTACAAACCATCCTGGAAAAAGGCGAAACTGAAGATTGGTTTGCTACAACCTATATAACCGTACTTACCATTACCGCCATATTAGGATTAATCCTTTTTATATGGCGCGAAATGAGCATAGATTACCCGATAGTAAACTTTGCCATATTAAGGCACCGGAGTTTCGCGGTAGGTATGTTTACCTCCTTTATACTTGGGTTTGGGCTCTATGGGTCGGTATTCGTATTCCCGGTATTTTGTCAGAACCTGCTTGGCTTTACAGCCCAGCAAACGGGCGAGATCCTGTTTCCAGGCGGGTTATGTACCATTATCATGATGCCGTTTATAGGTAAAATGCTCAATAAGGGTATCCCTGCGCAGTTTATGGCGACTGCCGGCATGTTTCTGTTCTTTGTGTTTACCACTATGCTCAGCAATTCAACGCTGGCAGTGGGCACAGGCGACTTCTTTATACCACTGGTTATACGCGGTGTAGGTATGGCTTTATTATTCGTACCGCTAACCACCTTGGCTATTGCCGATCTGAAAGGCCCGGAAGTAGGACAAGGAACCGGATTAAACAACATGATGCGCCAATTAGGCGGTTCGTTTGGTATAGCTACCCTTACCACCATTATTCACGTTCGCCAGGGCCTTCACCGCAATAATCTTTTAACAAATATCACTTCAACCAATCCGGCCTTTACCGATCGTTTTAACGCCTATTTACATGGCTTTATGGCTAAAGGACATTCATTGATAGATGCTACCCGCATGGCTTATGGAGCAATTGAAGGAGCCGTTACCCGGCAGGTATTGCTATTAACTTATGATGATGCCTACTGGATATCTGGTTTGGTGATGTTATTTTCGATACCGCTATTGTATCTGCAGCCATTTAAAAAGGCTGTCAAAATGCCGGTCGACGCGCATTAA